A portion of the Micromonospora tarapacensis genome contains these proteins:
- a CDS encoding right-handed parallel beta-helix repeat-containing protein — translation MTRTLLVSPDQPGAFPSIGDALAVAGDGTVVSVSPGTYHEALFVNDRDVTVVAAQGTGTVTIDASAGTYPTVSCNSGRLELRDLALKAGDAPVVVADRAKLTMTGCGLTAGFGAAIQVTGRSEFVLTRCRVAGGRYGLVVEDSEGSVEGCEFTDLSEDGIIVRIGAAPTIRTSTVARCGNRGIYVYQYGRPIIEACDISQTTHAGVAVVHQSAPVLRRCRIRDTGGPAVSFARGCHGTVEECTTENTAQPAIEVAEGANPTVVAGTANRKAAFGADAARAATVQDTARVEKLLAELDAMVGLESVKDEVRALIDEIQVNEWRRTAGLPVGTVSHHLIFAGAPGTGKTTVARVYGDLLAALGALPGGAFREVSRRDLVGQYIGHTAEKTAAAFEQARGGVLFVDEAYTLSRASGSGGDFGQEAIDTLVKLMEDHRDEVAVIAAGYTGEMVQFLDANPGLASRFAKTVEFGNYSPEQLVVIVERMAGGDEYLLADGVSEVLREHFGTVERDQNFGNAREARKLFEGVRKAQAQRLRQSGQRPSLDELRTVTVADVRAAIGR, via the coding sequence ATGACGCGCACCCTTCTCGTCTCCCCGGACCAGCCCGGCGCCTTCCCGTCCATCGGGGACGCGCTGGCGGTGGCCGGCGACGGCACCGTCGTGTCGGTCAGCCCCGGCACCTACCACGAGGCGCTGTTCGTCAACGACCGCGACGTCACCGTGGTCGCCGCGCAGGGCACGGGCACGGTCACCATCGACGCCTCCGCCGGAACGTATCCGACGGTTTCCTGCAACTCGGGGCGGCTGGAGCTGCGCGACCTCGCCCTCAAGGCGGGTGACGCGCCGGTCGTGGTGGCCGACCGGGCGAAGCTCACGATGACCGGGTGCGGGCTGACCGCCGGCTTCGGCGCGGCGATCCAGGTGACCGGCCGCTCGGAGTTCGTGCTGACTCGCTGCCGGGTGGCTGGTGGGCGCTACGGCCTGGTGGTGGAGGATTCCGAGGGCAGCGTCGAGGGGTGCGAGTTCACCGATCTCAGCGAGGACGGCATCATCGTGCGGATCGGTGCCGCACCGACGATCCGGACGAGCACGGTGGCCCGCTGCGGCAACCGTGGCATCTACGTCTATCAGTACGGCCGGCCCATCATCGAAGCCTGCGACATCTCCCAGACCACCCACGCCGGGGTGGCGGTGGTGCACCAGAGCGCACCGGTGCTCCGCCGCTGCCGGATCCGCGACACCGGTGGCCCCGCGGTCTCCTTCGCCCGTGGCTGCCACGGCACGGTCGAGGAGTGCACCACCGAGAACACCGCCCAGCCGGCGATCGAGGTCGCCGAGGGCGCCAACCCGACCGTCGTGGCGGGCACCGCCAACCGGAAGGCCGCCTTCGGGGCCGACGCCGCCCGCGCCGCCACCGTTCAGGACACCGCCCGGGTGGAGAAGCTGCTTGCCGAGCTGGACGCGATGGTCGGCCTGGAGTCGGTGAAGGACGAGGTCCGGGCCCTCATCGACGAGATCCAGGTCAACGAGTGGCGGCGCACTGCCGGCCTGCCGGTCGGCACGGTCAGCCACCACCTGATCTTCGCGGGCGCCCCCGGCACCGGTAAGACCACCGTGGCGCGCGTCTACGGTGACCTGCTGGCGGCGTTGGGCGCGCTGCCCGGCGGCGCGTTTCGCGAGGTGTCCCGGCGTGACCTGGTCGGCCAGTACATCGGCCACACCGCCGAGAAGACCGCGGCAGCGTTCGAGCAGGCGCGCGGTGGCGTCCTCTTCGTCGACGAGGCGTACACCCTGTCGCGCGCCTCCGGCAGCGGGGGGGACTTCGGCCAGGAAGCCATCGACACGCTTGTCAAGCTGATGGAGGACCACCGTGACGAGGTCGCGGTGATCGCCGCCGGCTACACCGGCGAGATGGTGCAGTTCCTCGACGCCAATCCCGGTCTGGCCTCCCGATTCGCCAAGACCGTCGAGTTCGGCAACTACTCGCCCGAGCAACTTGTCGTCATCGTGGAGCGGATGGCCGGCGGTGACGAGTATCTGCTCGCCGACGGCGTCTCCGAGGTGCTCCGGGAGCATTTCGGCACCGTCGAGCGGGACCAGAACTTCGGCAACGCCCGCGAGGCCCGCAAGCTGTTCGAGGGTGTCCGCAAGGCGCAGGCACAGCGGCTACGGCAGTCCGGCCAGCGCCCCAGCCTCGACGAGCTGCGTACGGTGACCGTCGCCGACGTGCGTGCGGCGATCGGACGTTGA
- a CDS encoding YwqJ-related putative deaminase codes for MAQLRVLPLAAGAMLAEGTVHTHTSVRGDVAPDLHPVIRRFLHGLPTAQRERFTGWCAEPVLISDRLYAAEADGPPLDPARARALLWGAKIRVTGVREEGDPRHGAVQAPCRSCAALLDWFGMEALT; via the coding sequence ATGGCGCAGCTGCGGGTGCTGCCGCTGGCGGCCGGTGCGATGCTGGCCGAGGGCACCGTCCACACGCACACCTCGGTACGCGGCGACGTGGCACCGGACCTGCACCCGGTGATCCGGCGCTTCCTGCACGGGCTGCCCACCGCCCAACGCGAACGCTTCACCGGCTGGTGTGCCGAGCCGGTGCTGATCTCCGACCGGTTGTACGCCGCCGAAGCCGATGGCCCGCCGCTCGATCCCGCCCGCGCCCGCGCGTTGCTGTGGGGCGCAAAGATCCGGGTGACCGGAGTGCGCGAGGAGGGCGATCCGCGCCACGGCGCGGTCCAGGCACCCTGCCGCTCCTGCGCGGCCCTGCTCGACTGGTTCGGCATGGAGGCGCTGACGTGA
- a CDS encoding SUKH-3 domain-containing protein yields MSERFPRPVADALAAAGWSPGRRDEGRGREWALRIAAHAAPDGSQHTVTAAAIEAYAEFGGLRIRPQDEGEQIAPSDVHLDPFLVRHSVATLAELAEATGAPLSPLGEEGSGRGILAVDEQGRVFVLDHTGDWFLGGSLDEALSTLVLGRHPRRVRADGTW; encoded by the coding sequence GTGAGCGAACGCTTTCCACGCCCGGTGGCCGACGCCCTCGCCGCCGCCGGCTGGTCGCCCGGACGGCGCGACGAAGGCCGGGGCCGCGAGTGGGCGCTGCGGATCGCCGCCCACGCCGCGCCGGACGGCAGCCAGCACACCGTGACGGCCGCGGCGATCGAGGCGTACGCCGAGTTCGGTGGGTTGCGGATCCGCCCGCAGGACGAGGGCGAGCAGATCGCGCCGAGCGACGTCCACCTCGATCCGTTCCTGGTGCGACATTCCGTGGCGACGCTCGCCGAGCTGGCCGAGGCGACCGGAGCGCCACTCAGCCCGCTGGGCGAGGAGGGGAGCGGACGCGGCATCCTCGCCGTCGACGAGCAGGGCCGGGTGTTCGTGCTGGACCACACCGGGGACTGGTTCCTCGGCGGGAGTCTCGACGAGGCGCTCAGCACGCTGGTCCTCGGTCGCCATCCCCGGCGGGTACGCGCGGACGGCACCTGGTGA
- a CDS encoding SseB family protein, producing the protein MVTGWQPSTATERALLTAVDADDREGFLTELASGPLLVPVSAGAAAGREPAAWPTGNHDGVTHVVAYTSPAAIAAGLPGQSVSYRVSGLADLAVDWPDDDWVLAIDAGLPIGVRLTADELRTLAAPTVEAERPLREAILRQDPDVLMSVLLRAELVLPLRPGGPATRDLSDPEFPWWTLPDEQGRVSLPVFTSEARLRQSLGERDLVLVSSLQLTDRWPDLSWQLLLNPETPLAAALPGEALLTLRDWLGELREVVTEAAEQEQRRRETAAYADPSTVGVPAQRPATEPADDDGPDPGVPLLLQLVIPHRYLPSYLDDGYDRAAGLVHSWHGPGRDTPIRLYRRLGLLGAGSPFEESDEWVAVLRWPPGEATPEQWGQGRPRMESLVVPDGTELRCLHQDGRDELLARFDATARHWSPA; encoded by the coding sequence CTGGTGACCGGCTGGCAGCCGAGCACGGCCACGGAACGCGCTCTGCTGACCGCCGTCGACGCCGACGACCGGGAGGGCTTCCTCACCGAACTCGCCAGCGGTCCACTGCTGGTGCCGGTGTCGGCCGGTGCGGCGGCGGGACGGGAACCGGCGGCCTGGCCGACGGGCAACCACGACGGGGTGACGCACGTGGTCGCGTACACCTCACCCGCGGCGATCGCCGCCGGCCTGCCCGGACAGTCGGTCAGCTACCGGGTGTCGGGGCTGGCCGACCTGGCCGTCGACTGGCCCGACGACGACTGGGTGCTGGCGATCGACGCCGGGCTGCCGATCGGCGTCCGGCTCACCGCCGACGAACTGCGCACGCTCGCCGCGCCGACCGTGGAGGCCGAGCGGCCACTGCGCGAGGCCATCCTGCGGCAGGACCCGGACGTCCTGATGTCCGTGCTGCTACGGGCCGAACTGGTGCTGCCGCTGAGGCCGGGCGGTCCGGCGACACGGGACCTGTCCGACCCGGAGTTCCCGTGGTGGACCCTCCCCGACGAGCAGGGCCGGGTCAGCCTGCCCGTGTTCACCTCGGAGGCGCGGCTGCGGCAGTCGCTCGGCGAACGGGATCTGGTGCTGGTCAGCAGCCTGCAGTTGACCGATCGCTGGCCGGACCTCTCCTGGCAGTTGCTGCTCAACCCGGAGACGCCGCTGGCCGCGGCGCTGCCCGGCGAGGCGCTGTTGACGTTGCGCGACTGGCTGGGCGAGCTGCGCGAGGTGGTCACCGAGGCGGCCGAGCAGGAGCAGCGCCGCCGCGAGACGGCCGCCTACGCCGACCCGTCGACGGTGGGCGTACCGGCGCAACGGCCGGCAACGGAACCCGCCGACGACGACGGACCCGACCCCGGCGTGCCGCTGCTGCTGCAACTGGTCATCCCGCACCGCTACCTGCCGTCCTACCTGGACGACGGCTACGACCGGGCGGCCGGGCTGGTGCACTCCTGGCACGGCCCGGGGCGGGACACCCCGATCCGGCTCTACCGGCGACTGGGACTGCTCGGTGCGGGCTCACCCTTCGAGGAGTCCGACGAGTGGGTGGCGGTGCTGCGCTGGCCGCCCGGCGAGGCCACGCCCGAACAGTGGGGCCAGGGTCGACCCCGGATGGAGTCGCTGGTCGTACCGGACGGCACCGAGCTGCGCTGCCTGCACCAGGACGGCCGCGACGAGTTGCTGGCCCGCTTCGACGCGACCGCCCGCCACTGGTCCCCGGCCTGA